A part of Larkinella insperata genomic DNA contains:
- a CDS encoding chemotaxis protein CheB encodes MKKEPQYIVVIGASAGGFTALIELISQLKPELDAAFFIVLHLSAKSISGFLAQKLQEHTKLKCILAMDGLPIQKGYVYVAVPNHHLIISREEVKLGHGPSENRWRPSIDLLFRSAAAHYSTRVIGVVLTGLLNDGTSGMGSIK; translated from the coding sequence ATGAAAAAAGAGCCTCAATATATTGTAGTCATCGGTGCTTCAGCGGGCGGGTTTACTGCTTTAATAGAACTGATAAGTCAGCTGAAGCCTGAGCTGGACGCGGCCTTTTTTATTGTTTTGCATTTGTCGGCGAAAAGCATCAGCGGTTTTCTGGCTCAAAAGCTTCAAGAGCATACCAAGCTTAAATGCATTCTGGCCATGGACGGTCTGCCTATTCAAAAGGGATATGTTTACGTGGCCGTACCGAATCACCACCTGATTATAAGTCGGGAGGAAGTAAAACTGGGGCACGGACCCAGCGAAAACCGCTGGCGCCCTTCCATTGATCTGTTGTTTCGTTCGGCAGCGGCCCATTATTCCACCCGGGTGATCGGGGTCGTGCTGACGGGCCTGCTAAATGATGGAACCAGTGGAATGGGATCCATTAAATGA
- a CDS encoding DUF1501 domain-containing protein encodes MKRRDFLKASSSIMVPVMLGKFPVKSFTKNSALVQSLKTTAALNNDRILVIVYLGGGNDGLNTVIPLEHYSAYNQLRSNISIPENKVLPLAGTPETGLHPAMTGLRDLYNEGKLAIVNSVSYPNPDLSHYRSTDIWMTGVDASQYSTSGWAGRYLSDRFPNYPENYPNSEMEDPLAVQIGQIGTTALLGNQQSMGVTLQDPSSFYQLIGSANTAPQQDLPCCDAGELVAFIRKQQALSVDYASEIKAAADAGKNLATYPSANELGERLQIVARLIHGGLRSKIYYVELGGFDTHANQIGTSSLEGSHAELLKKLSDAIAAFQNDLKLQGTEDKVLGMTFSDFGRRANSNASKGTDHGIGAPMFVFGTGVKRQLIGVNPDLVNGLLPASPSAKETNRDIKMQIDFRRVYSDILNDWFGTQKTKTDALLFKNFNTTSLFSDTVHTVGSGAWPNPEIWSNGRVPTSKDIVQINTGHVVEVGQNIIAKNISVKAGGELKFLGDYNVRMTN; translated from the coding sequence ATGAAAAGACGAGATTTCCTTAAAGCTTCTTCATCGATTATGGTACCGGTCATGTTGGGAAAATTTCCGGTAAAATCTTTTACGAAAAACTCAGCCCTGGTCCAATCCTTGAAAACGACTGCGGCCTTAAACAACGACCGAATCCTAGTCATCGTTTATTTGGGAGGAGGAAACGACGGTCTTAACACCGTTATCCCTCTGGAACACTATTCAGCATACAACCAGTTAAGAAGCAACATTTCTATTCCTGAAAACAAAGTTTTACCGCTCGCCGGAACACCAGAGACGGGTCTGCACCCCGCCATGACGGGCCTGCGCGATCTGTATAATGAGGGAAAACTGGCGATTGTCAATTCCGTTTCCTACCCCAATCCGGATTTGTCCCATTATCGTTCCACCGACATCTGGATGACGGGGGTAGATGCCTCGCAATATTCAACATCCGGCTGGGCAGGCCGTTACCTGTCGGACCGCTTTCCAAATTATCCGGAAAATTATCCGAACAGTGAAATGGAAGATCCGTTGGCTGTTCAGATCGGCCAGATCGGTACGACCGCTTTACTGGGTAACCAGCAGTCAATGGGAGTTACCCTACAAGACCCCAGTTCGTTTTATCAGCTTATTGGGTCAGCGAACACCGCTCCGCAGCAGGATCTGCCCTGTTGCGACGCTGGTGAGCTCGTGGCTTTTATTCGTAAGCAACAAGCCTTGTCCGTAGACTATGCCTCGGAAATCAAGGCGGCAGCCGATGCCGGAAAAAATTTGGCGACCTATCCGTCAGCGAACGAACTGGGCGAGCGCTTACAAATCGTTGCCCGTCTGATTCATGGTGGCTTACGCTCAAAAATATACTACGTAGAACTGGGCGGTTTTGATACCCACGCCAACCAAATCGGAACCAGCAGCCTGGAAGGATCACATGCCGAACTTTTAAAGAAACTATCCGACGCCATTGCCGCTTTTCAGAACGACTTAAAACTGCAGGGCACTGAAGATAAAGTCTTGGGAATGACTTTTTCTGACTTCGGTCGCCGGGCGAACTCCAATGCCTCCAAAGGAACCGATCACGGTATTGGCGCGCCAATGTTTGTCTTCGGAACGGGCGTAAAAAGGCAGCTCATCGGCGTCAATCCTGACCTTGTTAATGGGTTACTACCGGCTTCGCCCTCGGCCAAGGAAACCAATCGGGATATTAAAATGCAAATCGATTTCAGACGGGTCTATTCTGATATTCTAAATGATTGGTTTGGAACGCAAAAAACCAAAACCGATGCTCTTTTATTTAAAAACTTCAATACTACGTCGCTCTTCTCGGATACTGTTCACACGGTTGGTTCCGGTGCCTGGCCAAACCCCGAGATCTGGTCGAACGGACGGGTGCCTACTTCAAAAGACATTGTGCAGATCAACACGGGGCATGTTGTGGAAGTAGGGCAAAACATCATCGCCAAAAACATATCGGTCAAAGCTGGCGGAGAATTGAAGTTTTTAGGTGATTACAATGTCCGTATGACCAATTAA
- a CDS encoding DUF1800 domain-containing protein, translating into MALLDSYSKPLTTAAAAHLLRRATFGPTHEEINDFTGKTAAQAVELLVSNASYRATPPPPVELEEGRADSGQPFLTKPYSEDRSSSYSSYIQYWWIGLMTEQIGRPSVLEKLTAFWQNHFVTAHREVVDYRCTDQYLRFLRDNALGNFRNLVTGITKDPAMLVFLNGKDNSKEQPNENYGRELQELFTVGQKDFAGNYNYTEQDVKAAAQVLTGWQVNNHRKTGTIGVGAVFNPDRHDTSDKLFSSKYNNTTITGRSGATAGDAELTDLVTMMLSHPETPKFICRKLYRWYVNPNVTQEIEDQVVIPLAAFFASPDNNYAIAPVLKKLLTSNIFFDNRNIGAIVKSPAEFMIGTLRLFNQPVPDSTKEYAPFRTMMNFLSSGMTAMQLNFLNQPSVFGSIPYYQTGYSKNWINGTTLGLRASRTDALVNPYLQIKPDYKLGIDVLARLRSIQSGFDDVSGTPAITCEEVLAEFSKNFFAVELSQTQKDFLIDSIMMMNSSARTTWIREWNAYRSNPTDTTKQNTILWRCRALLKYMFRMAEYQLF; encoded by the coding sequence CTGCCGCTGCCGCCCATCTATTAAGAAGAGCCACCTTCGGACCCACTCACGAAGAAATTAATGACTTTACCGGCAAGACGGCCGCACAAGCAGTTGAACTTTTAGTTTCAAATGCGTCTTATCGGGCAACGCCACCACCGCCTGTCGAACTGGAAGAAGGCCGGGCGGATTCCGGGCAGCCCTTTTTGACCAAACCCTATAGCGAAGACCGGTCCTCTAGTTACTCTTCTTATATTCAATACTGGTGGATTGGCCTGATGACTGAGCAAATTGGTCGTCCTTCCGTTTTGGAAAAACTGACCGCGTTCTGGCAGAATCACTTTGTGACGGCCCATCGGGAAGTGGTCGATTACCGCTGCACAGATCAGTACCTGCGGTTTTTACGGGACAATGCATTGGGTAACTTTAGAAACCTGGTTACCGGAATCACCAAAGATCCGGCCATGCTCGTGTTCCTGAATGGAAAGGATAACAGCAAAGAACAACCCAACGAAAATTACGGTCGTGAGCTACAGGAGCTGTTTACAGTAGGCCAGAAGGATTTTGCCGGAAACTATAATTACACCGAACAGGATGTTAAAGCCGCTGCTCAGGTATTGACCGGATGGCAGGTTAACAACCACAGAAAAACAGGAACAATAGGTGTAGGAGCAGTTTTCAACCCTGACCGGCATGACACTTCCGACAAACTCTTTTCCTCCAAATACAACAACACAACGATTACCGGGCGCAGTGGGGCCACGGCGGGCGATGCTGAATTAACCGATCTGGTAACTATGATGCTGAGCCATCCGGAGACCCCTAAATTTATTTGCCGGAAGCTATACCGCTGGTATGTTAACCCCAACGTGACCCAGGAAATTGAAGATCAGGTCGTCATTCCGTTGGCTGCGTTTTTTGCCAGCCCAGACAACAACTACGCAATCGCTCCTGTACTCAAAAAGCTGTTAACCAGTAATATATTCTTCGACAACCGAAATATTGGCGCTATTGTAAAATCGCCGGCTGAATTCATGATTGGAACGCTTCGGCTGTTCAATCAGCCCGTACCGGATAGTACAAAGGAGTATGCTCCTTTCCGCACCATGATGAATTTTTTGAGTTCTGGCATGACGGCCATGCAACTCAATTTTCTGAATCAGCCTTCCGTTTTTGGATCCATTCCGTACTACCAGACCGGTTATTCTAAAAACTGGATTAATGGTACGACACTGGGGCTACGGGCTAGTCGTACCGATGCGCTGGTCAATCCCTACTTGCAGATCAAACCAGATTATAAATTAGGAATTGATGTTCTGGCCCGGCTCAGGTCAATTCAATCCGGCTTCGATGATGTCTCCGGTACGCCAGCCATTACCTGCGAAGAGGTGCTGGCGGAGTTTTCGAAGAACTTCTTTGCGGTTGAGTTATCTCAAACTCAGAAAGATTTTTTGATTGATTCCATCATGATGATGAACAGCAGCGCCCGAACGACCTGGATCAGAGAGTGGAACGCGTATCGATCCAATCCGACCGATACAACGAAGCAAAACACGATTTTGTGGCGGTGCCGGGCTTTGTTGAAATACATGTTCAGAATGGCGGAATATCAACTCTTTTAA
- a CDS encoding T9SS type A sorting domain-containing protein encodes MKKNYKQLFLSCLLISISCLGYGQTGGIIFTDRSAPLGVVSFPATFKLSAISNTNHIDGYVKQNGNAPFVFPVGHQGQYRPFGAHADGTLGAYYQQNPATASNPTGAPFALLNKEGILAQISPTEFWHIKGTNATQLTLTWNQTSAVSELTQAQLALLSIAGWNPANSRWEAISSLVDPVALLGGESTLTSGSITTVERIVPNTYSVYTLASRTSANLPASYNGKLEKVSCAQIQGWIWDKNYPSSTLTVEIMEGNTVHATALADQSRPDLQQAGIGTGKYGFGLPLPTSLIDGQSHQVSVRVKGSHYILDGANQVINCGYSGNLEMANCVEVTGWVWDKNAPAIAQTVELIEGNTVHASSTANQYRADLQQAGTGTGQYGFRLPIPVQLRDGKAHQLGVRIQNISYTLPNSPKSINCPVPDYVGYLESVTCNTIGGFVWDKNNPAASQTVELLEGTTVLATATANGYRESLKTLGASSTGNYVFSLPTPSSLKDGKAHALSVRVKGSSLLLTNSPKTLTCAVNDYVGYLESATCNTIGGFVWDKNNPAASQTVELLEGTTVLATATANGYRESLKTLGASSTGNYVFSLPTPSSLKDSKAHALSVRVKGSSLLLTNSPKTLTCAVNDYVGYLESATCNTIGGFVWDKNNPAASQTVELLEGTTVLATATANGYRESLKTLGASSTGNYVFSLPTPSSLKDGKAHALSVRVKGSSLLLTNSPKTLTCAVNDYVGYLESATCNTIGGFVWDKNNPAASQTVELLEGTTVLATATANGYRESLKTLGASSTGNYVFSLPTPSSLKDSKAHALSVRVKGSSLLLTNSPKTLTCAVNDYVGYLESATCNTIGGFVWDKNNPAASQTVELLEGTTVLATATANGYRESLKTLGASSTGNYVFSLPTPSSLKDGKAHALSVRVKGSSLLLTNSPKTLTCAVNDYVGYLESATCNTIGGFVWDKNNPAASQTVELLEGTTVLATATANGYRESLKTLGASSTGNYVFSLPTPSSLKDGKAHALSVRVKGSSLLLTNSPKTLTCAVNDYVGYLESATCNTIGGFVWDKNNPAASQTVELLEGTTVLATATANGYRESLKTLGASSTGNYVFSLPTPSSLKDGKAHALSVRVKGSSLLLTNSPKTLTCASPRRLAVSSERKTDWELKVFPIPTTGKLTATFTIGHQQTAQLSVVDVLGRVIWQNTVIGTGQQYQETIDLSQQAEGVYFFQLKKEDYSESKRVMVTK; translated from the coding sequence ATGAAAAAAAATTACAAACAACTCTTTTTGAGCTGTTTATTGATAAGCATCTCCTGTCTGGGATATGGACAAACGGGTGGCATTATTTTCACTGATCGCTCCGCTCCCCTGGGTGTAGTTAGTTTTCCGGCAACCTTTAAGCTCAGCGCCATTAGCAACACCAACCACATTGATGGCTACGTAAAGCAAAATGGCAATGCACCATTCGTCTTCCCGGTCGGGCATCAGGGACAATACCGTCCCTTCGGTGCCCACGCCGATGGTACGTTGGGGGCTTACTATCAGCAAAATCCGGCTACGGCGTCGAACCCCACCGGAGCGCCATTCGCACTTCTGAATAAAGAGGGCATTCTTGCACAGATCAGCCCCACCGAATTTTGGCACATCAAAGGCACGAACGCTACGCAACTGACTTTAACCTGGAACCAAACGAGCGCTGTTTCGGAATTGACTCAAGCCCAGTTAGCCCTGTTAAGCATTGCAGGCTGGAACCCCGCCAATTCACGCTGGGAAGCTATTTCTTCCTTGGTTGACCCAGTAGCGCTCTTAGGTGGAGAAAGTACATTAACTTCCGGTTCGATTACTACCGTTGAACGAATTGTGCCCAATACGTACAGCGTTTATACCCTGGCGTCCCGCACTTCAGCCAACCTGCCAGCCAGTTACAACGGGAAATTAGAGAAAGTGAGTTGTGCCCAAATTCAGGGCTGGATCTGGGATAAAAATTACCCTAGTTCAACCTTGACCGTCGAAATCATGGAAGGCAACACGGTACACGCAACCGCCCTGGCCGATCAGTCCCGGCCCGACTTGCAACAGGCCGGTATAGGGACAGGAAAGTATGGATTTGGCTTACCCTTACCCACCAGTCTAATTGATGGACAGTCCCATCAGGTGAGTGTTCGGGTCAAAGGCAGCCACTACATCCTCGACGGTGCTAATCAAGTCATCAACTGCGGATACAGTGGTAACCTGGAAATGGCCAACTGTGTAGAAGTCACGGGTTGGGTGTGGGACAAGAATGCCCCTGCGATTGCTCAGACTGTTGAGTTAATCGAAGGCAACACGGTGCACGCCAGCAGCACTGCCAACCAATACCGAGCAGACTTGCAACAGGCGGGTACGGGGACAGGCCAGTACGGATTCCGGTTGCCAATACCGGTCCAGTTGAGAGATGGCAAAGCGCACCAACTGGGCGTACGGATACAAAATATTTCTTATACCCTGCCCAACTCACCCAAGTCTATAAACTGTCCAGTACCAGACTATGTGGGTTACCTTGAATCCGTCACCTGCAACACCATTGGTGGCTTTGTCTGGGACAAGAACAACCCTGCCGCCAGCCAGACCGTTGAGCTGCTGGAAGGCACCACCGTGCTGGCTACCGCCACGGCTAATGGCTACCGCGAAAGCCTCAAGACCCTGGGGGCCAGCAGCACAGGCAACTATGTCTTCAGCCTGCCCACCCCCAGCAGCCTCAAGGATGGTAAGGCCCATGCCCTGAGTGTGCGGGTGAAGGGCTCCAGCCTGCTGCTGACCAACTCCCCCAAGACGTTGACCTGTGCGGTCAACGACTATGTGGGCTACCTCGAATCAGCCACCTGCAACACCATTGGTGGCTTTGTCTGGGACAAGAACAACCCTGCCGCCAGCCAGACCGTTGAGTTGCTGGAGGGCACCACCGTGCTGGCTACCGCCACGGCTAATGGCTACCGCGAAAGCCTCAAGACCCTGGGGGCCAGCAGCACGGGCAACTATGTCTTCAGCCTGCCCACCCCCAGCAGCCTCAAGGATAGCAAGGCCCATGCCCTGAGTGTGCGGGTGAAGGGCTCCAGCCTGCTGCTGACCAACTCCCCCAAGACGTTGACCTGTGCGGTCAACGACTATGTGGGCTACCTCGAATCAGCCACCTGCAACACCATTGGTGGCTTTGTCTGGGACAAGAACAACCCTGCCGCCAGCCAGACCGTTGAGCTGCTGGAGGGCACCACCGTGCTGGCTACCGCCACGGCTAATGGCTACCGCGAAAGCCTCAAGACCCTGGGGGCCAGCAGCACAGGCAACTATGTCTTCAGCCTGCCCACCCCCAGCAGCCTCAAGGATGGTAAGGCCCATGCCCTGAGTGTGCGGGTGAAGGGCTCCAGCCTGCTGCTGACCAACTCCCCCAAGACGTTGACCTGTGCGGTCAACGACTATGTGGGCTACCTCGAATCAGCCACCTGCAACACCATTGGTGGCTTTGTCTGGGACAAGAACAACCCTGCCGCCAGCCAGACCGTTGAGTTGCTGGAGGGCACCACCGTGCTGGCTACCGCCACGGCTAATGGCTACCGCGAAAGCCTCAAGACCCTGGGGGCCAGCAGCACGGGCAACTATGTCTTCAGCCTGCCCACCCCCAGCAGCCTCAAGGATAGCAAGGCCCATGCCCTGAGTGTGCGGGTGAAGGGCTCCAGCCTGCTGCTGACCAACTCCCCCAAGACGTTGACCTGTGCGGTCAACGACTATGTGGGCTACCTCGAATCAGCCACCTGCAACACCATTGGTGGCTTTGTCTGGGACAAGAACAACCCTGCCGCCAGCCAGACCGTTGAGTTGCTGGAGGGCACCACCGTGCTGGCTACCGCCACGGCTAATGGCTACCGCGAAAGCCTCAAGACCCTGGGGGCCAGCAGCACAGGCAACTATGTCTTCAGCCTGCCCACCCCCAGCAGCCTCAAGGATGGTAAGGCCCATGCCCTGAGTGTGCGGGTGAAGGGCTCCAGCCTGCTGCTGACCAACTCCCCCAAGACGTTGACCTGTGCGGTCAACGACTATGTGGGCTACCTCGAATCAGCCACCTGCAACACCATTGGTGGCTTTGTCTGGGACAAGAACAACCCTGCCGCCAGCCAGACCGTTGAGTTGCTGGAAGGCACCACCGTGCTGGCTACCGCCACGGCTAATGGCTACCGCGAAAGCCTCAAGACCCTGGGGGCCAGCAGCACGGGCAACTATGTCTTCAGCCTGCCCACCCCCAGCAGCCTCAAGGATGGCAAGGCCCATGCCCTGAGTGTGCGGGTGAAGGGCTCCAGCCTGCTGCTGACCAACTCCCCCAAGACGTTGACCTGTGCGGTCAACGACTATGTGGGCTACCTCGAATCAGCCACCTGCAACACCATTGGTGGCTTTGTCTGGGACAAGAACAACCCTGCCGCCAGCCAGACCGTTGAGTTGCTGGAGGGCACCACCGTGCTGGCTACCGCCACGGCTAATGGCTACCGCGAAAGCCTCAAGACCCTGGGGGCCAGCAGCACGGGCAACTATGTCTTCAGCCTGCCCACCCCCAGCAGCCTCAAGGATGGCAAGGCCCATGCCCTGAGTGTGCGGGTGAAGGGCTCCAGCCTGCTGCTGACCAACTCCCCCAAGACGTTGACTTGTGCATCACCGCGTCGGTTAGCTGTAAGTAGCGAAAGAAAAACGGATTGGGAACTGAAGGTTTTCCCAATCCCCACAACCGGTAAACTAACAGCCACGTTTACAATCGGCCATCAACAGACAGCCCAACTATCCGTAGTGGATGTGCTGGGAAGAGTGATCTGGCAAAATACAGTCATTGGTACCGGGCAGCAATACCAGGAGACGATTGATTTGAGTCAACAGGCTGAGGGAGTTTATTTCTTTCAGCTAAAGAAAGAAGACTACAGTGAGTCAAAGCGGGTTATGGTAACGAAGTAG